One genomic segment of Brassica napus cultivar Da-Ae chromosome A3, Da-Ae, whole genome shotgun sequence includes these proteins:
- the LOC106434682 gene encoding floral homeotic protein PISTILLATA isoform X2: protein MGRGKIEIKRIENANNRVVTFSKRRNGLVKKAKEITVLCDAKVALIVFASNGKMTDYCCPSMDLGAMLDQYQKLSGKKLWDAKHENLSNEIDRIKKENDNLQLELRHLKGEDIQSLNLKNLMAVEHAIEHGLDKVRDHQMEYLMTKRRNENVGGGESATQFPAATTGDGYS, encoded by the exons atgggTAGAGGGAAGATAGAGATAAAGAGGATAGAGAACGCAAACAACAGAGTGGTGACGTTCTCAaagaggaggaatgggttggtgaagaaggccaaagagatcaCGGTTCTTTGCGATGCAAAAGTTGCTCTCATAGTCTTTGCAAGTAATGGTAAGATGACTGATTATTGTTGTCCTTCCATGGACCTTGGTGCTATGTTAGACCAATACCAGAAGTTATCTGGCAAGAAACTATGGGATGCTAAGCATGAG AACCTCAGCAATGAGATTGACAGGATCAAGAAAGAGAATGACAACTTGCAACTTGAGCTCAG GCACTTGAAGGGGGAAGATATACAGTCTCTCAACTTAAAAAACCTGATGGCCGTAGAGCATGCCATTGAACATGGCCTCGACAAAGTCCGAGACCACCAG ATGGAGTACCTCATGACGAAAAGGAGAAATG AAAATGTTGGCGGAGGAGAATCGGCAACTCA